A stretch of the Medicago truncatula cultivar Jemalong A17 chromosome 5, MtrunA17r5.0-ANR, whole genome shotgun sequence genome encodes the following:
- the LOC11424128 gene encoding putative pentatricopeptide repeat-containing protein At3g13770, mitochondrial, translated as MNLHAMVSLPSVVVVGVTATLKLHPQFRKYPPTSFPIDKGQSISLQKTHISTHLDPNRNLKFQEAFSLAKESNEEVDSSFYPPLLQQCLENCSFSSTQIIHCHIVKTGSHEDPFLSSFLVTVYAKCGRMECAQQVFDHMNRRNAVAWTNLMKGYVQNSMPKHAIHLFEEMLLHSECYPSNYTLAIALNACTSLHSLKLGEQLHAYIIKYHVDFDTSIGNALCSLYTKCGGKLEVGLTAFRRIKEKDVISWTAAISACGEKGEAMKGVRVFVEMLLDEVQVQPNEYTLTSALSQCCEVKCLELGIQVHALCTKLGYESNLRVRNSLLYLYLKCGCIVEAQRLFKGMNDVNLVTWNAMIAGHAQMMELSKDNLSAYQKGIEALNLFSKLNRSGMKPDPFTFSSVLSVCSKMMALEQGEQIHARTIKTGFLSDVVVGSSMINMYNKCGSIERASKVFLEMSIRTMILWTTMITGFAQHGWSKQALNLFEDMKLVGIRPNLVTFVGVLSACGSAGMVNEAFNYFEIMQKEYKIKPVMDHYVCLVDMLVRLGQVQEAFDLIKKMDYKASEFIWSNLIVGCLSQGNLELGCDAAEKLLSLKPKDTETYKLLLNAYVSAGRYDDVSRVENIMREEKIGELKDWSWISIKDRVYSFQTNDKADIESSIGKSLEDLHIKAKNLGYEMLEYVEKSDKEKEKTSSPTIYHSEKLAITFGLENLPNSSPVRVVKNTLMCRDSHNFVKYISTLTSREIIVKDSKRLHKFVNGQCSCGNIGGFL; from the exons ATGAATCTTCATGCCATGGTTTCTTTACCTTCTGTTGTAGTTGTTGGTGTCACTGCAACTCTTAAGCTCCACCCACAATTCAGAAAATACCCACCAACATCTTTTCCAATAGATAAG GGTCAAAGCATTTCATTACAGAAAACCCACATATCCACACATTTGGATCCCAACAGAAACCTTAAATTTCAAGAAGCATTTTCATTGGCAAAAGAAAGTAACGAAGAAGTGGATTCATCTTTCTACCCTCCCTTGTTACAACAATGCTTGGAAAATTGCTCCTTTTCATCCACACAAATTATTCATTGTCACATAGTGAAAACAGGTAGTCATGAAGACCCTTTTTTGTCATCATTTCTAGTGACCGTTTACGCCAAATGCGGTAGAATGGAGTGTGCTCAACAAGTATTTGATCACATGAATAGAAGAAATGCTGTTGCTTGGACAAATTTAATGAAGGGTTATGTGCAAAACTCAATGCCAAAACATGCTATACATTTGTTTGAAGAGATGCTGTTACATTCAGAGTGTTACCCTTCAAATTACACTCTTGCTATAGCCCTTAATGCTTGTACATCTTTGCATTCATTGAAGTTAGGAGAACAGTTACATGCTTACATAATCAAATACCATGTTGATTTTGACACAAGTATCGGCAATGCGCTTTGTAGTTTATACACGAAATGTGGTGGTAAATTGGAAGTTGGTCTAACAGCATTTAGGAGAATCAAAGAAAAGGATGTTATTTCTTGGACTGCAGCTATTTCTGCATGTGGCGAAAAAGGTGAAGCTATGAAGGGTGTGAGAGTTTTTGTTGAGATGCTTTTAGATGAAGTTCAGGTTCAACCTAATGAGTACACTTTAACTAGTGCCTTGAGTCAGTGCTGTGAGGTTAAGTGCTTAGAGCTTGGGATTCAGGTTCATGCTTTGTGTACTAAATTAGGATACGAGTCAAACCTACGAGTTCGGAATTCTTTATTGTATCTGTACCTTAAATGTGGTTGTATTGTTGAAGCTCAAAGGTTGTTTAAAGGAATGAATGATGTTAATTTGGTAACATGGAATGCTATGATTGCTGGACATGCACAAATGATGGAGCTTTCAAAGGATAATCTTTCTGCATACCAAAAAGGAATTGAAGCACTCAACCTTTTCTCGAAGTTGAATCGGTCTGGCATGAAACCTGATCCGTTTACCTTTTCAAGTGTGTTGAGTGTTTGCAGTAAAATGATGGCTTTAGAACAAGGTGAACAGATTCATGCTCGGACAATCAAAACCGGGTTCTTATCAGATGTTGTTGTAGGTTCTTCTATGATTAATATGTATAACAAATGTGGGAGCATTGAGAGAGCAAGCAAAGTTTTTCTAGAGATGTCTATTAGAACGATGATATTATGGACTACAATGATTACTGGTTTTGCACAGCATGGTTGGTCAAAGCAAGCATTGAATCTTTTCGAGGATATGAAACTTGTAGGTATCAGACCAAACCTGGTCACTTTTGTCGGCGTTTTATCAGCTTGTGGAAGTGCTGGTATGGTCAATGAAGCATTCAATTACTTTGAGATTATGCAAAAGGAATATAAAATTAAACCTGTGATGGACCATTATGTTTGTTTGGTTGATATGTTAGTGAGGCTCGGACAGGTACAGGAAGCTTTCGATTTGATAAAGAAAATGGATTATAAGGCTAGCGAGTTTATTTGGTCAAATTTGATTGTTGGTTGTCTAAGCCAAGGGAATCTAGAATTGGGTTGTGATGCTGCAGAAAAGTTGTTAAGTCTCAAACCAAAAGATACAGAGACATACAAATTGCTGTTGAATGCGTACGTCTCAGCCGGACGATATGACGATGTTTCTAGGGTGGAGAATAtaatgagagaagagaaaatTGGAGAGTTAAAAGATTGGAGCTGGATTAGCATCAAAGACAGAGTGTATTCATTTCAAACAAATGACAAAGCAGACATAGAAAGTTCAATAGGTAAATCATTGGAGGATTTACATATCAAAGCAAAGAATCTTGGATATGAGATGTTAGAATATGTGGAAAAAAGTgacaaagagaaagaaaagacaTCCTCACCTACCATTTATCACAGTGAGAAGCTAGCCATTACATTTGGGTTGGAGAATTTGCCAAATTCTTCACCAGTAAGAGTTGTTAAGAATACCTTAATGTGCAGGGATAGTCACAATTTTGTTAAGTACATCTCAACACTGACTAGTAGGGAAATCATTGTTAAAGATAGTAAGAGGCTACATAAATTTGTCAATGGACAATGCTCATGTGGGAATATTGGTGGTTTTCTCTGA
- the LOC11434444 gene encoding CBL-interacting serine/threonine-protein kinase 8 isoform X1, whose protein sequence is MVLRKVGKYEIGRTIGEGTFAKVKFAQNTETGESVAMKILDRSTIIKHKMADQIKREISIMKLVRHPYVVRLHEVLASRTKIYIILEFITGGELFDKIVHHGRLSEAEARRYFQQLIDGVDYCHSKGVYHRDLKPENLLLDSLGNMKISDFGLSALPEQGVSMLRTTCGTPNYVAPEVLSHKGYNGAPADVWSCGVILYVLMAGYLPFDELDLTTLYSKIDKADFSCPAWFPVGAKSLIQRILDPNPEHRITIEQIRNDEWFQKSYVPVHLLEYEDVNLDEINAAFDSAEDEGDNPQCEIADTGPLILNAFDMIMLSQGLNLATIFDRGQDTMKYQTRFITQKPAKVVLSSMEVVAQSMGFKTHIRNYKMRIEGISAKKTTHFSVILEVFEVAPTFFMVDIQKAAGDASEYLKFYKNFSSNLEDIIWKSPHETSKLKTSKTRSKRH, encoded by the exons ATGGTGTTAAGAAAAGTAGGTAAGTATGAAATTGGAAGAACAATTGGTGAAGGAACATTTGCGAAAGTTAAATTCGCTCAGAATACTGAAACTGGTGAAAGTGTTGCTATGAAGATTCTTGATCGTAGCACAATCATCAAGCATAAAATGGCCGATCag ATCAAGAGGGAGATTTCTATTATGAAGCTAGTCAGACATCCATATGTTGTTCGCCTGCATGAG GTTCTGGCGAGCCGTACTAAGATTTATATCATATTGGAGTTCATCACAGGTGGTgaattgtttgataaaatt GTACACCATGGGCGTCTTAGTGAAGCTGAAGCTAGGAGATACTTCCAACAGCTTATTGACGGTGTAGATTATTGCCACAGTAAGGGAGTTTATCATAGAGATTTAAAG CCTGAAAACCTTTTACTTGATTCACTGGGAAATATGAAGATTTCAGACTTCGGTTTGAGTGCATTGCCAGAACAA GGGGTTAGTATGCTGCGGACAACTTGTGGGACTCCTAATTATGTAGCTCCTGAG GTACTCAGTCACAAAGGTTATAATGGTGCTCCAGCAGATGTTTGGTCTTGTGGAGTTATCCTTTATGTTCTGATGGCTGGATATCTTCCCTTTGACGAGCTTGATCTAACCACGTTATACAGTAAG ATTGACAAAGCCGACTTTTCATGCCCTGCTTGGTTTCCTGTGGGAGCGAAATCTTTGATACAGAGGATTTTGGACCCAAACCCTGAACAT CGTATAACCATTGAGCAGATTCGAAATGATGAGTGGTTTCAGAAAAGCTATGTTCCTGTCCATCTCCTTGAGTATGAAGATGTAAATCTGGATGAGATAAATGCTGCATTTGACAGTGCTGAG GATGAGGGGGATAATCCACAGTGTGAGATTGCGGACACGGGTCCTCTGATTCTTAATGCATTCGACATGATAATGTTATCTCAAGGCTTAAATCTTGCAACAATATTTGATCGTGGACAG GACACTATGAAGTACCAAACACGCTTCATCACTCAAAAGCCAGCGAAAGTAGTTTTATCAAGTATGGAAGTTGTTGCACAATCAATGGGATTTAAGACGCATATTCGTAACTATAAG ATGAGAATAGAGGGTATTTCGGCAAAAAAGACAACTCATTTCTCAGTTATACTTGAA GTTTTTGAAGTTGCTCCCACATTTTTCATGGTGGACATTCAGAAAGCAGCTGGAGATGCTAGTGAATATCTCAag TTTTACAAGAATTTTTCTAGCAATCTTGAGGATATCATCTGGAAATCCCCTCATGAAACAAGCAAATTGAAGACCTCCAAGACTAGAAGCAAAAGACATTAG
- the LOC11434444 gene encoding CBL-interacting serine/threonine-protein kinase 8 isoform X2: MVLRKVGKYEIGRTIGEGTFAKVKFAQNTETGESVAMKILDRSTIIKHKMADQIKREISIMKLVRHPYVVRLHEVLASRTKIYIILEFITGGELFDKIVHHGRLSEAEARRYFQQLIDGVDYCHSKGVYHRDLKPENLLLDSLGNMKISDFGLSALPEQGVSMLRTTCGTPNYVAPEVLSHKGYNGAPADVWSCGVILYVLMAGYLPFDELDLTTLYSKIDKADFSCPAWFPVGAKSLIQRILDPNPEHRITIEQIRNDEWFQKSYVPVHLLEYEDVNLDEINAAFDSAEDEGDNPQCEIADTGPLILNAFDMIMLSQGLNLATIFDRGQMRIEGISAKKTTHFSVILEVFEVAPTFFMVDIQKAAGDASEYLKFYKNFSSNLEDIIWKSPHETSKLKTSKTRSKRH; encoded by the exons ATGGTGTTAAGAAAAGTAGGTAAGTATGAAATTGGAAGAACAATTGGTGAAGGAACATTTGCGAAAGTTAAATTCGCTCAGAATACTGAAACTGGTGAAAGTGTTGCTATGAAGATTCTTGATCGTAGCACAATCATCAAGCATAAAATGGCCGATCag ATCAAGAGGGAGATTTCTATTATGAAGCTAGTCAGACATCCATATGTTGTTCGCCTGCATGAG GTTCTGGCGAGCCGTACTAAGATTTATATCATATTGGAGTTCATCACAGGTGGTgaattgtttgataaaatt GTACACCATGGGCGTCTTAGTGAAGCTGAAGCTAGGAGATACTTCCAACAGCTTATTGACGGTGTAGATTATTGCCACAGTAAGGGAGTTTATCATAGAGATTTAAAG CCTGAAAACCTTTTACTTGATTCACTGGGAAATATGAAGATTTCAGACTTCGGTTTGAGTGCATTGCCAGAACAA GGGGTTAGTATGCTGCGGACAACTTGTGGGACTCCTAATTATGTAGCTCCTGAG GTACTCAGTCACAAAGGTTATAATGGTGCTCCAGCAGATGTTTGGTCTTGTGGAGTTATCCTTTATGTTCTGATGGCTGGATATCTTCCCTTTGACGAGCTTGATCTAACCACGTTATACAGTAAG ATTGACAAAGCCGACTTTTCATGCCCTGCTTGGTTTCCTGTGGGAGCGAAATCTTTGATACAGAGGATTTTGGACCCAAACCCTGAACAT CGTATAACCATTGAGCAGATTCGAAATGATGAGTGGTTTCAGAAAAGCTATGTTCCTGTCCATCTCCTTGAGTATGAAGATGTAAATCTGGATGAGATAAATGCTGCATTTGACAGTGCTGAG GATGAGGGGGATAATCCACAGTGTGAGATTGCGGACACGGGTCCTCTGATTCTTAATGCATTCGACATGATAATGTTATCTCAAGGCTTAAATCTTGCAACAATATTTGATCGTGGACAG ATGAGAATAGAGGGTATTTCGGCAAAAAAGACAACTCATTTCTCAGTTATACTTGAA GTTTTTGAAGTTGCTCCCACATTTTTCATGGTGGACATTCAGAAAGCAGCTGGAGATGCTAGTGAATATCTCAag TTTTACAAGAATTTTTCTAGCAATCTTGAGGATATCATCTGGAAATCCCCTCATGAAACAAGCAAATTGAAGACCTCCAAGACTAGAAGCAAAAGACATTAG